Proteins from a single region of Thermovibrio guaymasensis:
- the smc gene encoding chromosome segregation protein SMC produces MIRTLKLKGFKSFADETEIRFTDGINCIVGPNGCGKSNVVDALKWVVGVTSAKGMRADTIKDVIFKGSEGRRPARSAEVSILIEQDDLFSGGSGLTEVRRRINSKGESEFLINGRKVRLKDVHQLFTSLGLGNRDYAFLEQGQIDRILRMRPSERKVLIDEAAGITAFKEKREETLRELEEAQQNLENVRGVIDEVAKNLRSLKSQAEKAKRFTELRKRERELELSLLGYQLKKVREERAKLEGSIKVLREDRSSLLKEVASLENSLEEERKELEDLTQQVKELSKELFEVEKSKKEASVKKDFLEREIERLVREIEDRRVEREEKVKRLEVIKGKLQDLCRLEESLLREVGEIEGEERKLRESLKEVEDKRRKIENEKLKKSREVSGVNAQITKLQMNLAREEERGSSQKRFLERLPSEIAQIEREIEYYSSQSDRIKGEIEKIKGEIESKRAELKERREEREEILERLNDFEEELSRRRREVYQLRAKVESTKKVLSSINVGKLEEKIIKSGKAGKVKGFIGPIVNLIEVEPGFEKVVESFLSRLGAGIVVKDFETAVWIGERIRGNGRIYILSASVKEIETPEVEGAVKLVDKVKPKDERVKKLLKSLFYKVYYAPSNAHRLAEENPDSIFVDENLNLISGKGSLVGKFGGSSLLELERKLKETESELKEKEGELKEFEGKGSSIRKELTEVEEEIELLKERIREKESQLYKLEVKLSENQKRLKEVKRKREELLEKRKKAEEILSSFSRKIELFKEKISQLEEKRKELLKELEGLEEELKGVEGRERELREELSKLSSRKGVLLEKLRNLREKKRGKEGALKAIRKEINHLDDRISKEERELEKAKEALKKAIEILSGVDEGIEEIRRELSEVENKRNGLLELIRGKEEALKQRNKELGEVSKRLKETEVSLAKLTVQEEELVKKVLDLDSSVSEALELGERVESEEEVKRELINLKERLGKIGAVNLLAIEEYEKVKERYGFILEQERDLIESIKNLKEALKKLDDEIEKRFISTFSAVNRHFKNTIKRIFGGGSGRLYLTSSEISEAGLEIEVRPPGKKHSNINLLSGGERTLVAIAFLYALYSVRPAPFLVLDEVDAALDDANTLRFTELLKQMAEETQVIIITHNKITMEAADVIYGVTMEVPGVSKVIGVSFEALV; encoded by the coding sequence ATGATAAGAACCCTAAAACTAAAGGGTTTTAAGTCCTTTGCGGACGAAACGGAGATAAGGTTTACGGACGGAATAAACTGTATAGTAGGTCCCAACGGCTGTGGGAAGAGTAACGTAGTTGATGCCCTTAAGTGGGTAGTTGGAGTGACGAGCGCTAAAGGAATGAGGGCGGATACTATCAAGGACGTGATTTTTAAGGGTTCTGAGGGGAGAAGGCCTGCAAGGAGCGCTGAGGTAAGTATCCTGATTGAGCAGGACGACCTTTTTTCAGGAGGAAGCGGCCTTACGGAGGTAAGAAGGAGGATAAACTCTAAAGGAGAGAGCGAATTCTTAATAAACGGTAGGAAAGTAAGGTTAAAGGACGTCCACCAGCTCTTTACATCTTTAGGCCTTGGAAATAGGGACTACGCATTCCTTGAGCAGGGGCAGATTGACAGGATTCTCAGGATGAGGCCTTCCGAGAGGAAGGTTCTAATAGATGAGGCCGCCGGAATAACGGCTTTTAAGGAGAAGAGGGAAGAGACCTTGAGGGAGCTTGAGGAAGCCCAGCAGAACCTTGAGAACGTAAGGGGCGTAATAGACGAAGTTGCAAAGAACTTAAGGAGCTTAAAGAGTCAGGCTGAGAAGGCAAAGAGGTTCACAGAGCTTAGAAAGAGAGAAAGGGAGCTGGAGCTCTCCCTCCTCGGATATCAGCTTAAAAAGGTTAGGGAAGAGAGGGCAAAGCTTGAGGGGAGTATAAAGGTTTTAAGGGAGGACAGGAGCTCTCTCTTGAAAGAGGTTGCCTCTCTTGAGAACTCCCTTGAGGAGGAGAGGAAGGAGCTTGAGGACTTAACCCAGCAGGTAAAAGAGCTCAGCAAGGAACTCTTTGAAGTTGAAAAGAGTAAAAAGGAGGCCTCAGTAAAGAAGGACTTCCTTGAGAGGGAGATTGAGAGGCTTGTAAGAGAAATTGAGGACAGGAGAGTAGAGAGGGAGGAGAAAGTAAAGAGGTTGGAAGTAATAAAGGGGAAGCTCCAAGACCTCTGCAGGCTTGAGGAGAGCCTCCTAAGGGAGGTTGGGGAGATAGAGGGAGAGGAGAGGAAGTTAAGGGAGAGTTTGAAAGAGGTTGAGGATAAGAGGAGAAAGATTGAGAACGAAAAGTTAAAAAAGAGTAGGGAGGTTTCAGGGGTTAATGCTCAGATAACTAAGCTACAGATGAACCTTGCAAGGGAAGAGGAAAGGGGAAGTTCCCAGAAGAGGTTCCTTGAGAGGCTTCCTTCTGAAATAGCCCAGATTGAAAGGGAGATTGAGTACTACTCCTCCCAGTCCGATAGGATTAAAGGAGAGATAGAGAAAATTAAAGGTGAAATAGAGAGTAAGAGAGCCGAACTTAAAGAGAGGAGAGAAGAGAGGGAGGAAATCTTAGAGAGGTTAAACGACTTTGAGGAGGAGCTCTCAAGGAGGAGGAGGGAAGTCTACCAGCTCAGGGCGAAAGTTGAAAGCACGAAAAAAGTACTTTCATCAATTAACGTTGGAAAGCTTGAGGAGAAGATTATAAAGAGCGGAAAGGCCGGGAAGGTAAAGGGATTTATCGGTCCGATAGTCAACCTTATAGAGGTTGAGCCTGGATTTGAGAAGGTCGTTGAGAGCTTCCTCTCACGGCTTGGAGCAGGGATTGTAGTTAAGGACTTTGAAACTGCAGTCTGGATAGGAGAGAGGATAAGGGGAAACGGGAGGATCTACATTCTATCGGCATCGGTTAAGGAAATTGAGACTCCAGAGGTTGAAGGAGCGGTTAAGTTAGTAGATAAAGTTAAGCCGAAAGATGAAAGAGTTAAAAAACTCCTAAAATCCCTCTTTTATAAGGTTTACTATGCCCCTTCAAATGCCCACAGGCTAGCAGAGGAAAATCCGGATTCAATCTTCGTTGATGAAAACCTCAACCTCATTTCTGGAAAAGGCTCTCTCGTAGGGAAGTTTGGTGGAAGTTCACTTTTAGAGCTTGAGAGGAAGCTTAAGGAGACCGAGAGTGAACTTAAGGAGAAGGAAGGAGAGTTAAAGGAGTTTGAAGGAAAGGGGAGCTCCATCAGAAAGGAGTTAACCGAAGTTGAGGAGGAAATAGAACTTCTGAAGGAAAGGATAAGGGAGAAGGAGAGCCAGCTCTATAAACTTGAAGTTAAACTCAGCGAAAACCAAAAGAGGTTAAAGGAGGTAAAGAGGAAGAGGGAGGAGCTCCTTGAAAAGAGGAAAAAGGCTGAGGAAATTCTCTCTTCGTTTAGTAGGAAAATAGAGCTCTTTAAGGAGAAGATATCTCAGCTTGAGGAGAAAAGGAAAGAGTTACTCAAAGAGCTTGAAGGACTTGAAGAGGAGCTGAAAGGAGTTGAAGGAAGGGAGAGGGAGTTAAGGGAAGAGCTCTCAAAACTCTCCTCTAGAAAGGGTGTTCTCCTTGAGAAGTTGAGGAATTTGAGGGAGAAAAAGAGGGGAAAAGAGGGGGCTTTAAAGGCTATCAGGAAGGAGATAAACCATTTGGACGATAGGATATCAAAGGAGGAGAGGGAACTTGAGAAGGCTAAGGAAGCCTTAAAGAAAGCGATAGAGATTCTCTCAGGAGTTGATGAGGGGATAGAGGAGATAAGGAGGGAGCTCTCAGAGGTAGAAAATAAGAGAAACGGACTCCTTGAGCTAATAAGGGGTAAAGAGGAGGCCTTAAAGCAGAGGAACAAGGAACTCGGAGAGGTTTCAAAGAGGTTAAAGGAGACAGAGGTCTCCCTTGCGAAGCTAACGGTTCAGGAGGAGGAGTTAGTAAAGAAGGTACTGGATCTTGATTCTTCCGTTTCAGAGGCCCTTGAGCTTGGAGAGAGGGTAGAGAGTGAGGAGGAAGTAAAGAGGGAGTTGATTAACCTAAAGGAGAGGTTAGGGAAGATTGGAGCAGTTAACCTACTTGCAATTGAGGAGTATGAGAAGGTAAAGGAGAGGTACGGCTTTATCCTTGAGCAAGAAAGAGACCTAATTGAGTCAATAAAGAACCTTAAAGAGGCTTTAAAAAAGCTTGACGATGAGATAGAAAAGCGCTTTATCTCAACCTTTAGTGCCGTTAACAGGCACTTTAAAAACACGATTAAGAGAATCTTCGGTGGTGGGAGCGGAAGGCTCTACCTTACAAGTTCTGAAATCAGTGAGGCAGGACTTGAAATAGAGGTTAGGCCGCCGGGGAAGAAACACTCAAACATTAACCTCCTCTCGGGAGGGGAGAGGACT
- a CDS encoding GDP-mannose 4,6-dehydratase, which yields MKSVLLTGAAGFIGFKTAMELLKRGYSVIGVDNLNDYYDPRLKEYRLNTLKEYENFKFYKVDIENLEALRVIFEDNEIRGVINLAARAGVRYSIENPFVYTSTNTMGTLNLLELMREFGIRKFVLASTSSLYAGQPMPFKEDLPVNTPISPYAASKKGAEVMAYTYHYLYGFDVTVVRYFTVYGSAGRPDMCIFRFIKWIDEGTPITVYGDGTQSRDFTYVDDIAEGTVRAYETETGYEIINLGGNQPHQLKEVIKLIEDYLGKRAEIIYKPFHKADLKATWADITKAREILGWEPKVPLEEGLRRTVEWHKENRNFVKEIPLP from the coding sequence GTGAAAAGCGTTCTCTTAACCGGTGCAGCCGGTTTTATAGGCTTTAAGACGGCAATGGAGCTCCTTAAAAGGGGCTACAGTGTAATCGGAGTTGACAACCTTAACGACTACTACGACCCGAGGTTAAAGGAGTACAGGCTAAACACTTTAAAAGAATATGAAAACTTCAAGTTCTACAAGGTTGATATAGAAAACCTTGAAGCTTTGAGGGTAATCTTTGAGGATAACGAAATCAGAGGTGTAATAAACTTAGCAGCAAGGGCAGGAGTAAGGTACAGCATAGAAAATCCCTTCGTTTACACATCAACTAACACTATGGGAACTTTAAACCTCCTTGAACTCATGAGGGAGTTTGGAATAAGGAAGTTTGTCCTTGCCTCAACCTCCTCACTCTACGCAGGCCAGCCGATGCCCTTTAAGGAAGACCTCCCAGTTAACACTCCTATCTCCCCCTACGCTGCAAGTAAAAAGGGTGCAGAGGTCATGGCCTACACCTACCACTACCTCTACGGCTTTGACGTTACAGTTGTTCGCTACTTTACGGTTTACGGCTCGGCAGGAAGGCCCGATATGTGCATCTTCAGGTTTATAAAGTGGATAGATGAGGGAACTCCTATAACTGTTTACGGAGACGGAACCCAAAGTAGGGACTTTACTTACGTCGACGACATAGCAGAGGGAACAGTAAGGGCTTACGAGACAGAGACCGGCTACGAGATAATAAACCTCGGTGGTAATCAACCCCACCAGCTGAAAGAGGTCATTAAGCTAATAGAAGATTACTTGGGCAAGAGGGCGGAGATCATCTACAAACCTTTCCATAAGGCAGACCTTAAAGCAACGTGGGCCGATATAACAAAGGCAAGGGAAATTTTAGGCTGGGAACCTAAAGTTCCCCTTGAGGAAGGTTTAAGGAGAACTGTAGAGTGGCACAAGGAAAACAGGAATTTCGTAAAGGAAATCCCCCTCCCGTAA
- a CDS encoding diguanylate cyclase — protein MSQNLDLTKPIELGPEVFWVGYVVPNDPFQCHTYLIRNGEESILIDPGSMITFPIVLEKILKLVELKDIKYIIFHHQDPDITGCYNILEQLFPNPSKERFAVTHWRAKTLLKHYKWKTPFYLVDKHDWKLQAGDRLLEFVFTPYAHFPGAFCTYDPKSEILFSSDIFGAISDKFQLFATDDEEYYQGVELFHKHYMPSSAILNYALDRIMEKNPKLIAPQHGSIIKEDMIIPVVNRLRKLDCGLFLLQKGAEDIKILNKVDELLKKLIRNILSKSNIKTLLLEVFQILKSEIPHLSKLVIVSDIPIDHKNFLLEVTDKKVELVFIPKDYELKNFSFRGILETETRKIGTLYLFSEKNLSREELKFLDLLYSHIKYPLSISLEKELTIEALTIKSKILEEHVFKDPLTGLHNRAYLKRCLESMDKDKPVSIIVIDIDHFKSINDTYGHQIGDCVLKELAKILRSNFRESDCVIRYGGEEFLVVLNNCDLETACKKAEKLRKEVEEHTFCKEEGLNLKVTISAGVRQVLNLENFKEEFDKADKALYRAKETGRNRVVCI, from the coding sequence ATGTCACAAAATCTAGACTTAACAAAACCTATAGAGCTCGGTCCAGAGGTTTTCTGGGTAGGGTACGTTGTTCCTAACGACCCATTCCAGTGTCACACCTACCTAATTAGGAACGGTGAAGAGTCCATTCTGATAGACCCGGGAAGTATGATAACTTTCCCGATAGTTTTAGAGAAAATTTTAAAGCTGGTAGAGCTCAAGGATATAAAGTACATAATATTCCACCATCAAGATCCCGATATAACCGGTTGCTACAACATTTTAGAACAGTTATTCCCTAACCCCTCTAAGGAGAGGTTTGCAGTAACCCACTGGAGGGCAAAAACTCTGCTTAAACACTACAAGTGGAAGACCCCTTTTTACTTGGTCGATAAACACGACTGGAAACTCCAGGCCGGAGATAGGCTTTTAGAGTTCGTCTTTACACCCTACGCCCACTTTCCCGGAGCCTTCTGTACTTATGACCCTAAGAGTGAAATACTCTTTTCAAGCGATATCTTTGGGGCCATATCCGATAAGTTCCAGCTCTTTGCTACCGACGATGAAGAGTACTACCAAGGGGTTGAGCTTTTCCACAAACACTACATGCCAAGTAGTGCAATTTTAAACTACGCCCTTGATAGAATAATGGAGAAAAACCCTAAATTAATTGCCCCACAACACGGAAGTATAATAAAGGAAGATATGATTATTCCGGTAGTTAACAGGCTTAGAAAGCTTGACTGCGGCCTCTTCCTCCTTCAAAAGGGGGCTGAGGACATCAAAATCCTCAATAAAGTTGATGAATTACTGAAAAAACTGATAAGGAACATACTCTCAAAGAGCAACATTAAAACCCTTTTACTGGAAGTTTTCCAAATTCTAAAGAGTGAAATTCCTCACCTCTCAAAGCTTGTTATAGTTTCAGATATACCGATAGACCACAAGAACTTCCTGTTAGAGGTAACAGATAAAAAGGTTGAGCTTGTTTTCATCCCGAAAGATTACGAACTTAAAAACTTTTCGTTCAGGGGAATTTTGGAAACAGAAACAAGGAAGATAGGTACCCTCTACCTCTTTTCCGAGAAAAACTTAAGCCGTGAAGAGCTTAAGTTCCTTGACCTCCTTTACAGTCACATAAAGTATCCATTATCCATAAGCCTTGAGAAGGAGTTAACAATTGAAGCTCTGACGATAAAGAGCAAGATTTTAGAGGAACACGTCTTCAAAGATCCCCTTACAGGTCTACACAATAGGGCATACTTAAAGCGTTGCCTTGAGAGTATGGATAAGGACAAGCCTGTGTCAATTATAGTAATAGACATTGATCACTTTAAGTCAATAAACGATACCTACGGCCACCAAATTGGAGACTGTGTACTGAAGGAGCTGGCCAAAATTTTAAGGTCAAACTTTAGGGAATCTGACTGCGTAATCAGGTACGGCGGAGAGGAGTTCTTAGTAGTCCTGAATAACTGCGACTTAGAGACCGCCTGTAAAAAGGCAGAAAAGTTGAGGAAGGAAGTTGAAGAGCACACCTTCTGTAAGGAGGAGGGGCTTAACCTAAAGGTTACTATAAGTGCCGGTGTAAGGCAGGTTCTAAACTTAGAGAACTTTAAGGAGGAGTTTGACAAGGCTGATAAGGCCCTATACAGGGCCAAGGAAACCGGCAGGAATAGAGTGGTTTGTATTTAA
- a CDS encoding polyprenyl synthetase family protein has translation MKIFKPFEVVKEELLKAEEFSRELLNSKVDLVLRAGGYILDSGGKRVRPGLTIVSGKLVDAPLERLIPIATVMEYMHTATLLHDDIVDGAKLRRGRPSANVVFGNDVAVLVGDYMFAKAIYVLAVYGGEEVLKVASKTVQDMAEGELFQLEKIGDVNLTESEYFDIIYKKTASLLSTCCECGGIVGGAKEEERKALKDYGTFIGYAFQLVDDAFDYVSDERTIGKPAGNDIREGKVTYPLLWSLKRATEGERQEIEKVLNNPNPSKEEVELVRNFVLERGGERATLKLAREYVERAKESLKIFPDSKFKEALYEIADFIVSRSL, from the coding sequence ATGAAAATTTTTAAGCCTTTTGAGGTAGTTAAAGAGGAGCTCTTAAAGGCAGAGGAGTTCTCAAGGGAGCTCCTTAACAGCAAAGTTGACCTCGTTTTAAGGGCCGGCGGTTACATCCTTGACAGCGGAGGAAAGAGAGTAAGGCCCGGTTTAACAATTGTTTCAGGAAAGCTCGTAGATGCTCCCCTTGAAAGGTTAATTCCCATTGCAACCGTAATGGAGTACATGCACACGGCTACACTTTTACACGACGACATAGTTGATGGAGCGAAGCTGAGAAGGGGAAGGCCTTCTGCTAACGTGGTTTTTGGGAATGACGTTGCGGTCCTAGTTGGCGACTACATGTTTGCAAAGGCAATTTACGTCTTGGCAGTTTACGGTGGGGAGGAGGTCCTAAAGGTTGCCTCAAAGACTGTTCAGGATATGGCTGAGGGGGAGCTCTTTCAGCTTGAAAAGATAGGGGATGTGAACTTAACTGAAAGTGAGTACTTTGACATAATCTACAAGAAGACTGCATCCCTCCTTTCAACCTGCTGTGAGTGTGGGGGGATAGTTGGAGGGGCAAAAGAAGAAGAAAGAAAGGCCCTTAAAGACTACGGGACTTTTATAGGTTATGCATTTCAGCTTGTTGATGATGCCTTTGACTACGTTTCAGACGAAAGGACGATTGGAAAACCTGCTGGAAACGATATAAGGGAAGGGAAGGTTACGTACCCTCTCCTCTGGTCTTTAAAGCGGGCAACTGAAGGGGAAAGGCAAGAAATAGAGAAAGTTTTGAATAACCCAAACCCTTCAAAGGAAGAGGTAGAGTTGGTTAGGAACTTCGTCCTTGAAAGGGGAGGAGAGAGGGCAACCTTAAAACTTGCCAGGGAGTACGTTGAAAGGGCAAAGGAGAGCTTAAAAATCTTTCCCGATTCAAAGTTTAAAGAGGCTCTATACGAAATTGCCGATTTTATAGTATCCCGGAGCCTTTAA
- the pyrE gene encoding orotate phosphoribosyltransferase, with amino-acid sequence MLTEDKIKEIFLKADAFLQGHFLLSSGLHSPYYLQCARVLQYPKYSEILCKELARRIKEKVSDFDFVIAPAIGGIIVSYETARHLGVRGIFAERVDGRLTLRRGFEIKPGERAVVVEDVVTTGKSTRETIEVVKSHGGEVVAVGSLVDRSGGKVDFGVPFTTLWRLEVPVYQPENCPLCREGKVPLVKPGSRNIPLK; translated from the coding sequence ATGTTAACAGAGGATAAGATAAAGGAAATTTTCCTGAAAGCAGATGCTTTCTTACAGGGGCACTTCCTCCTTTCAAGCGGACTACACAGTCCTTACTACCTCCAGTGTGCAAGGGTTCTCCAGTACCCTAAGTATTCAGAAATCCTCTGTAAGGAGCTTGCAAGGAGAATTAAGGAGAAGGTAAGTGATTTTGACTTCGTTATAGCTCCTGCAATCGGCGGGATAATAGTTTCTTACGAGACCGCAAGGCACTTGGGAGTCAGGGGAATCTTTGCAGAGAGGGTTGACGGAAGACTAACTTTAAGGAGAGGCTTTGAGATAAAGCCTGGTGAAAGGGCCGTTGTTGTTGAGGATGTTGTAACGACTGGAAAGTCTACGAGGGAGACTATAGAAGTTGTAAAGTCCCACGGAGGAGAAGTCGTAGCAGTTGGAAGTTTAGTTGACAGGAGTGGCGGAAAGGTTGACTTTGGAGTTCCGTTTACAACTCTCTGGAGGTTAGAGGTTCCGGTTTACCAGCCTGAGAACTGTCCCCTGTGTAGGGAAGGAAAGGTTCCGCTTGTAAAGCCTGGAAGTAGGAATATTCCTTTAAAGTAA
- a CDS encoding M20 metallopeptidase family protein, with protein sequence MENLKDEVLKLSEDIKGEVIEWRRHIHMYPELSGREFNTSEFVADKLKEFGVDEVLENFAGSTAVIGLIKGKKEGPTVALRADMDALPTEEKTGKPYASKIKGVMHSCGHDAHTAMLLGTAKVLCQLREKVHGNVKLIFQPCEERHDCKGAKWLVENGVLENPKVSAIFGLHVFPDLPTGYVGTKPGPFLASSDVFRVKIKGRSTHASRPHQGIDPVLISAQAVTSLHHVVSRYVDPLEPAVLTIGKIEGGFAENVIPDEVRFEGTVRALSNEVRENFPKLINRTLKGVSEAYGGNYEFEFEEGTPPLINDEKVTLFVIGKMRELLGEERVIILDRPTMGGEDFSVYLQYVPGTFIRLGSRNEEKGTVYPLHNSRFDVDEDALPVGVAVESYLALQWLITHS encoded by the coding sequence ATGGAAAACCTAAAAGATGAAGTTCTTAAACTCTCAGAGGACATAAAAGGCGAAGTTATTGAGTGGAGAAGGCATATTCACATGTACCCGGAGCTCTCAGGAAGGGAGTTCAATACTTCAGAGTTCGTCGCCGATAAGTTAAAGGAATTCGGAGTTGATGAAGTTCTTGAGAACTTTGCTGGTTCAACTGCAGTTATCGGTTTAATAAAGGGGAAAAAGGAGGGGCCAACGGTTGCCTTAAGGGCCGACATGGACGCCCTTCCGACCGAGGAAAAAACTGGAAAGCCTTACGCTTCAAAAATAAAGGGAGTTATGCACTCATGCGGCCACGATGCCCACACGGCAATGCTCCTTGGAACAGCTAAAGTCCTGTGTCAACTGAGAGAGAAGGTCCACGGGAACGTAAAGCTAATATTTCAACCCTGTGAGGAGAGGCACGACTGTAAGGGTGCAAAGTGGCTTGTTGAAAATGGAGTCCTTGAAAACCCGAAAGTTTCGGCAATTTTTGGACTTCACGTTTTCCCAGACCTTCCCACAGGTTACGTTGGAACAAAGCCCGGCCCTTTTTTAGCTTCCTCCGACGTATTCAGAGTAAAGATAAAGGGTAGAAGTACTCACGCCTCCCGTCCCCATCAAGGGATAGACCCTGTTTTAATTTCAGCTCAGGCAGTAACCTCCCTCCACCACGTAGTCAGCCGGTACGTTGACCCTTTAGAACCTGCAGTTTTAACGATCGGAAAGATAGAGGGCGGATTTGCAGAGAACGTCATTCCAGATGAGGTTAGGTTTGAAGGTACTGTTAGAGCTCTAAGCAACGAAGTTAGGGAAAACTTCCCAAAGTTAATAAACAGAACTCTGAAGGGGGTTAGTGAAGCCTACGGAGGTAATTACGAGTTTGAGTTTGAGGAGGGAACTCCTCCTTTAATAAACGACGAAAAGGTCACTCTATTTGTAATTGGAAAGATGAGGGAACTCCTTGGTGAAGAAAGAGTCATCATCCTTGATAGGCCTACGATGGGAGGAGAGGATTTCTCAGTTTACCTACAGTACGTTCCCGGAACCTTCATAAGGCTTGGAAGTCGGAACGAGGAGAAGGGAACAGTTTACCCTCTCCACAACTCCCGCTTTGACGTAGACGAGGATGCCCTACCGGTCGGTGTTGCAGTTGAGAGCTATCTAGCCCTTCAGTGGCTTATCACTCACAGCTAA
- a CDS encoding sulfide-dependent adenosine diphosphate thiazole synthase has translation MENQNLSEVVISQAIVSSFMEKLNRYLETDVAIVGGGPSGLVAGYYLAKRGFKTAIFERKLSIGGGMWAGAMFFNEIVVQEMGREILDEFDVRYREFKPGYYIADAVEATTTIASKAVKAGAVIFNGITAEDVVLKKVNGQYRVCGLVVNWTAADVTHMMVDPLVITAKYVVDATGHDANVVSTLQRKAGIKLNTETGCVVGEKPLWASVGEEDTVKNSKEVFPGIFVSGMAANATCGSHRMGPVFGGMLMSGKKVADEIANRLNSNEEA, from the coding sequence ATGGAAAACCAGAACTTAAGCGAAGTAGTAATTTCCCAGGCAATTGTAAGTTCATTCATGGAAAAGCTAAACAGATACCTTGAAACAGACGTTGCAATCGTCGGAGGAGGGCCCTCAGGTCTAGTTGCAGGCTACTACCTTGCCAAAAGGGGCTTTAAAACCGCCATCTTTGAGAGGAAGTTATCAATCGGCGGCGGAATGTGGGCAGGAGCAATGTTCTTCAACGAGATCGTAGTTCAGGAGATGGGAAGGGAAATTTTAGACGAGTTCGACGTTAGATACAGGGAGTTTAAGCCCGGTTACTACATTGCCGATGCCGTTGAAGCTACTACCACCATAGCTTCAAAGGCAGTAAAGGCTGGAGCTGTTATCTTTAACGGAATTACTGCCGAGGATGTAGTCCTAAAGAAAGTTAACGGCCAGTACAGGGTCTGCGGTTTAGTGGTAAACTGGACCGCTGCAGACGTTACCCACATGATGGTAGACCCCCTCGTTATTACCGCTAAGTACGTCGTTGACGCAACCGGCCACGACGCAAACGTTGTCTCAACCCTCCAGAGGAAGGCCGGAATAAAGCTAAACACCGAAACCGGTTGCGTTGTCGGTGAAAAGCCCCTCTGGGCTTCAGTCGGGGAAGAAGACACTGTTAAGAACAGTAAGGAGGTCTTTCCGGGAATTTTCGTAAGCGGAATGGCAGCAAACGCTACCTGCGGAAGTCACAGGATGGGACCAGTGTTTGGGGGAATGCTAATGTCTGGGAAGAAGGTAGCAGACGAGATAGCCAACAGATTAAATTCAAATGAGGAGGCATAA
- the thiC gene encoding phosphomethylpyrimidine synthase ThiC, with protein MATLVELVKRGEIPKEVKYCAEYEKRSVDYIVEGLIEGTIVIPANIYHRERANFTPRAIGKGLKTKVNANIGTSGDIENIELELEKLRVAVKYGADAVMDLSTGKFIDKTRKAIVENSPVMVGTVPIYQAAKEAAERHGFIGKMTVDELFDVIEKHCRDGVDFITVHCGVTLSALERLRREGRIMNIVSRGGALIAEWMVYNERENPLYEHYDRLLEIAKKYDVTLSLGDGMRPGCIADATDRCQIEELIILGELVDRAREADVQAMVEGPGHVPLDQIEANITLQKRLCHGAPFYVLGPIVTDVAPGYDHITGAIGGAIAAKAGADFLCYLTPAEHLALPDVEDVKVGVIAARIAGHAADIVKGVPGALEWDIEMAKAREALDWERQFELAIDPEIARKYREERAPQEDEKTCTMCGKLCSIKRVEDYLNPKKDRK; from the coding sequence ATGGCCACTTTGGTAGAGCTAGTTAAAAGGGGAGAGATTCCTAAAGAGGTAAAGTACTGTGCAGAGTACGAAAAGAGGAGCGTTGACTATATAGTAGAAGGTCTGATTGAAGGAACTATAGTAATTCCTGCAAACATTTACCACAGGGAGAGGGCGAACTTTACTCCCAGGGCCATAGGTAAGGGCTTAAAGACAAAGGTCAACGCAAACATAGGAACCAGTGGAGATATTGAGAACATTGAGCTTGAACTTGAGAAGTTAAGGGTTGCAGTTAAGTACGGTGCAGATGCTGTAATGGACCTATCAACAGGAAAGTTCATAGACAAGACCAGGAAGGCCATAGTTGAGAACTCTCCTGTTATGGTCGGAACGGTTCCAATCTACCAAGCTGCAAAGGAGGCTGCTGAGAGGCATGGCTTTATAGGAAAGATGACCGTTGATGAGCTCTTTGATGTTATTGAGAAGCACTGCCGTGACGGAGTTGACTTTATAACTGTTCACTGTGGAGTTACGCTAAGTGCCTTAGAGAGGTTGAGGAGAGAAGGAAGGATAATGAATATAGTTTCAAGGGGCGGAGCTCTAATTGCCGAGTGGATGGTTTACAACGAGAGAGAGAACCCTCTCTACGAGCACTACGACCGCCTCCTTGAAATTGCAAAGAAGTACGACGTTACCCTCTCATTGGGAGACGGTATGAGGCCCGGCTGTATTGCCGATGCAACCGATAGGTGCCAGATTGAAGAGCTCATCATCCTCGGAGAGCTCGTTGATAGGGCAAGGGAGGCAGACGTTCAGGCTATGGTTGAAGGGCCAGGCCACGTTCCCCTTGACCAGATTGAGGCTAACATAACTCTACAGAAGAGACTCTGCCACGGAGCTCCCTTCTACGTCTTAGGCCCGATAGTCACAGACGTAGCTCCAGGCTACGACCACATAACGGGAGCGATAGGTGGAGCAATTGCAGCAAAGGCAGGAGCAGACTTTTTATGTTACCTAACTCCTGCAGAGCACCTTGCACTTCCAGACGTTGAGGACGTAAAGGTAGGCGTCATTGCAGCAAGAATAGCCGGTCACGCTGCAGATATAGTTAAGGGAGTTCCTGGAGCCCTTGAGTGGGATATTGAAATGGCAAAGGCAAGGGAGGCTCTTGACTGGGAAAGGCAGTTTGAGCTTGCAATAGACCCTGAAATTGCAAGGAAGTACAGGGAAGAAAGGGCGCCTCAGGAGGACGAAAAGACCTGTACTATGTGTGGAAAGCTATGCTCAATAAAGAGAGTAGAGGACTACTTAAACCCTAAGAAGGATAGGAAATGA